The genomic stretch ATAGTTTAATATATAATTGCATTAATTTCAAGTTATAAAAAACAAAAAGGCGAAGTACATAATAAATACTCCGCCTTTAATATTCTCATTTGTTATTTAATTATTACCAAGTGTCTAATGGATCATCTTCTTCTCTATAAGTTTCTAAGTACATATCTGTTTTAGCCATTAATTGATCAAAATAGATATAGTATTTACCATAAGAATCTCTAGGATCAACTTTAACATGTATACCCATAAAGCTGATACCTTGTTCTACCTGACCTCTAAAATCTTCTTGTTTTATATTAGCAGGAACTTGAACAGTAATATTTTTCCAACCCATAAAGTTAAGAGCTTCATTACCAACAGCCTGAGGTTTTCCATTTATATCATAAACATAGAAACTCATTTTATTATTGTGGTTACGTCCTGCTACCCAAACGCTAATTTCTTTAGTATAACCCGGAATTTTAACTGGTCTAGGAGGAGTTACAGAGAACCAAGGATAACCAGTTCTGAAGTACTCTACTTTAGCACCCAAAATATATTTATTATTTTCAGCACCTTCAGCTACTACATCAGCAGGACCGCCTTCACGACGAATGATGCTAACTACACCGTAATCTCTAGGCATAGAAGCCTGCCAAGTATTAGCAAATTCAAAATCATCTATTAAGTAATTAGTAATAGCTTCAGTTACAAAATTGTTGCCATCTTCACCTTGCTGATTTTGAGTAGTTTGCTCACCTGTTTGAGCCGCATCTTGGGCAAACAACAAGAATGCAACAGTTAGAATTAACATTGTTATCAAGATACTTAATCTTTTCATATTATTCTTCTCCTTACTTATACCTTATTGTTGCGCTTCTTGTGGCTGTTCTGCAGTAGTATCTGCTTGAGCTGTACCGCCTTCTTCACCTACTACTTGAGCTCCACCTTCTGTATATTGTTCAGAAGATCTTCCGCCAACTTCCTGACCTAATGTAGTTTCAATATCTGAACCGTCATAAGCTTCTCTAAATGTATCTGTTACTGTTTGGAAGTAGTCCAATAAAACTACAAAGTTATCAGCTCTTTCCTCTGGTGATGACCAGAAACGGAAATTCATAAATCTTAAACCTTTTGCTCTAGGAACATAAGGTTCTTCTTGAGGAATGAAAGATGGTACTGCTGTACTCATATTTCTCCAACCGATAAATCTGATTGAGCCTAAAGGTAATGTATAAGTATAACCGCGATAGTCTTCAAATAACATTTCCATAGTATAGTCATAGTTACCACCCCATACCCAAACATCAAAAGTCTGAGCTTTTCCCGGTATGATTTTTTGTACTGTTGGAACTAAGTCAAAGAAGTTATAAGATTTTCTGAAAAAAGAAACACTTACT from Brachyspira murdochii DSM 12563 encodes the following:
- a CDS encoding flagellar filament outer layer protein FlaA produces the protein MKRLSILITMLILTVAFLLFAQDAAQTGEQTTQNQQGEDGNNFVTEAITNYLIDDFEFANTWQASMPRDYGVVSIIRREGGPADVVAEGAENNKYILGAKVEYFRTGYPWFSVTPPRPVKIPGYTKEISVWVAGRNHNNKMSFYVYDINGKPQAVGNEALNFMGWKNITVQVPANIKQEDFRGQVEQGISFMGIHVKVDPRDSYGKYYIYFDQLMAKTDMYLETYREEDDPLDTW
- a CDS encoding flagellar filament outer layer protein FlaA — its product is METRLLYNFETLDEWQPISNASRFMFRGDRTNENGVVMKYPNMRLFATKPYGMGNQSYNSTNSLSVSVSFFRKSYNFFDLVPTVQKIIPGKAQTFDVWVWGGNYDYTMEMLFEDYRGYTYTLPLGSIRFIGWRNMSTAVPSFIPQEEPYVPRAKGLRFMNFRFWSSPEERADNFVVLLDYFQTVTDTFREAYDGSDIETTLGQEVGGRSSEQYTEGGAQVVGEEGGTAQADTTAEQPQEAQQ